The following nucleotide sequence is from Pseudobutyrivibrio ruminis HUN009.
TTGCTATGCACTTGGAACAGTATGGTTCATGGTTGTTTACTCTAGGGATGCTGGTGCAATTGGGGCAATGACAGCACTTTCATGGTGTGTTTTCCCATTCATCATTCCTGATTTAGTAAAGCTTGCACTTGCACTTGTACTTGCAAGAAGAGTTAGACCAGTAATTAAATAAGTTATGAAATAAATTTGGGTTGAAATCCTTTCTAAAAAAAGGTATATTATTGCGTAACGAAGACAAAGGCGTCTGCTATAGGTTTAGCAGGCGCTTTTTCTAAAATTAGCAATAGTAGTGCATTAAAGCTACAAAAATGCTAAAATAATTTCTGTGTTTATTGACACAGTTTTCAGGAAGGAGATTTTGAAATGAAGAAAAAGTCACTAGCATTATTAATGGCATTTGCAACAATGTTTGCAATGGTTGGATGTGGAAACGCATCAGAACAGGGTGCAACTGAACAAGGTGCAGATGCTGCTACTAGTTCAGATAAGAAATGGGTTATCGCTACAGATACTTCATTTAAGCCATTTGAGTACACAGATGACAATGGAGATTTCGTAGGTATTGATGTAGATATCCTTGCAGCTATCGCTGAGGATCAGGGATTCGATTACGAGCTTAAGTCTCTTGGATGGGATGCTTCAATTGCAGCATGCCAGGCAGGACAGGCAGATGGAATGATTGCGGGTGCATCTATTACAGACGAAAGAAAGGCATCTGGATGGGTTTTCTCTGATGGATATTATGATGCAAATCAGTCTATGGCTGTAGAGGCATCATCTGATATTACAGGTTTTGAAGATTTAAAGGGACAGTCAGTTGCAGTTAAGACAGGTACAATGAGTGCTACTTATGCTGAGAGCCTTTCAAGTGAGTATGGCTTCACTGTCACATACTTTGAGGATTCTCCTACGATGTATCAGGCAGTTGTAGGTGGTCAGGTTGCAGCTTGCTTCGATGACACTCCAATTATGGCTTCAAATATTAAAGATACTGGTATCTCAATGAAGATTCTTGAGAACACTGGTAACGATCCTGCTGAATACGGATTTACAATTTTCAACTCAGACAACCAGGAGCTTGTTGATATGTTTAATGCAGGTCTTGCAAATATCAAGGCAAACGGCACATACGATGAAATCATTGCAAAGTACTTAGGCGAATAGTATTAGATTAAAGGGGCAGGGGTTTACCTGCCCTTATTATTTATAAAACCAGTTAGAAAGGGTTTATTTTATATGTTAACTATTATTTCAGTTTATGGTCCAATGCTTCTTATTGCTATGGGCAGAACATTGCTTCTTGCATTACTAGGCTTATTCTTTGCATGCATTATTGGTATGCTTTTCGGAATTATGGGTGTAGTCAAGAACAGAGTAAGCAATGTAATTTCACAGATTTTCGTTGATGTAATCAGAGGAGTTCCGATGATTGTATTAGCCTTCTTTGTATATTTTGGTATTCCTTACTTATTTAATACCATCATTGGAGGTTTCTCTGTTAGTTTGACAGCACTTCAGGCAGGTACAATCTGTCTTGCTTTAAACTGTGGTGCTTATATGGCAGAAATTATCAGAGCAGGTATTCAGTCTGTTGATAAAGGTCAGATGGAGGCTGCCAGATCTCTTGGTCTTACATATGGACAGGCTATGCGCAAGGTCGTATTGCCTCAGGCCATCAAGACAATGATTCCTACATTCATCAATCAGTTCATTATTACACTTAAGGATACATCAATTCTTTCAGTTATCGGTTTTCCAGAACTTGTTAACACAGCAAAGAACGTACAGGCAAACACATTCATGTCATTCCAGACATGGGCTATTGTTGGTGTTATGTATCTTATAGTTATTACAATCCTTTCACGTAGTGCAAAGGTTCTTGAAAGGAGATTAAACGTTGGCAGATAAAGAAATCAAAATCAGTGTTAAAAATCTTAAGAAGTGTTATGGCGACTTAGAGGTATTAAAGGATATTTCTACAGATGTTACTAAGGGTGAGGTTGTTTGTGTAATCGGCCCTTCAGGATCTGGAAAGTCTACATTCTTACGTTGCTTAAATAGACTTGAGACTGTTACTGCAGGCTCCATTGTTGTTGACGGGAACAACATCACAGATAAGCATATCAATATCAATAAGGTTAGAGAAAACATTGGAATGGTATTCCAGCATTTTAACCTTTTCAACAACTTAAACATACTTGATAACCTTACACTTGCACCTGTTCAGCTTAAGAAGTGCTCTAAGGCTGAAGCAGAAGAGCGTGCTAAAAAAATGCTTGCAAAGGTTGGCCTTGAGGACAAAGCATCAAGCTACCCAAGTCAGCTTTCAGGTGGACAGAAGCAGCGTGTTGCTATCGCTCGTGCACTTTGCATGGAGCCAGATATTATGCTTTTCGATGAGCCAACATCAGCTCTTGATCCAGAAATGGTAGGAGAGGTTCTTCAGGTTATGAAGGATTTGGCTGCAGATGGTATGACAATGGTTATTGTTACTCATGAGATGGGATTTGCTAGAGAAGTAGCAGATAGAGTTATTTTTATGGATGGTGGCTACATCATCGAGGAGGGCACACCTTCAGAGGTATTGCTTAATCCAAAGGAAGCTAGAACCATAGATTTCTTAAATAAGGTATTATAAGAGGGGCGTATGAAAAACATAATTACAATCAGCCGTCAGTTTGGTGCTGGCGGCGGAACAATCGGCAAAGAAGTAGCTGAGCGTTTGGGCTACTATTACTGTGATAAGGATATGATTATCAGAGCAGCAATCGAATCAGGTAATCTTAGT
It contains:
- a CDS encoding transporter substrate-binding domain-containing protein — encoded protein: MKKKSLALLMAFATMFAMVGCGNASEQGATEQGADAATSSDKKWVIATDTSFKPFEYTDDNGDFVGIDVDILAAIAEDQGFDYELKSLGWDASIAACQAGQADGMIAGASITDERKASGWVFSDGYYDANQSMAVEASSDITGFEDLKGQSVAVKTGTMSATYAESLSSEYGFTVTYFEDSPTMYQAVVGGQVAACFDDTPIMASNIKDTGISMKILENTGNDPAEYGFTIFNSDNQELVDMFNAGLANIKANGTYDEIIAKYLGE
- a CDS encoding amino acid ABC transporter ATP-binding protein, whose product is MADKEIKISVKNLKKCYGDLEVLKDISTDVTKGEVVCVIGPSGSGKSTFLRCLNRLETVTAGSIVVDGNNITDKHININKVRENIGMVFQHFNLFNNLNILDNLTLAPVQLKKCSKAEAEERAKKMLAKVGLEDKASSYPSQLSGGQKQRVAIARALCMEPDIMLFDEPTSALDPEMVGEVLQVMKDLAADGMTMVIVTHEMGFAREVADRVIFMDGGYIIEEGTPSEVLLNPKEARTIDFLNKVL
- a CDS encoding amino acid ABC transporter permease; translation: MLTIISVYGPMLLIAMGRTLLLALLGLFFACIIGMLFGIMGVVKNRVSNVISQIFVDVIRGVPMIVLAFFVYFGIPYLFNTIIGGFSVSLTALQAGTICLALNCGAYMAEIIRAGIQSVDKGQMEAARSLGLTYGQAMRKVVLPQAIKTMIPTFINQFIITLKDTSILSVIGFPELVNTAKNVQANTFMSFQTWAIVGVMYLIVITILSRSAKVLERRLNVGR